One window from the genome of Chroococcidiopsis sp. TS-821 encodes:
- a CDS encoding ribulose bisphosphate carboxylase small subunit, which produces MQTLPKERRFETLSYLPPLSDAQITKQVQYILNQGYIPAIEFNESSEPEEHYWTLWKLPLFGARSTQEVLSEVQACRSEYNNCYIRVVGFDNVKQCQVLSFIVHKPNQSSYGGRY; this is translated from the coding sequence ATGCAAACCTTACCCAAAGAGCGTCGCTTTGAAACCCTGTCTTATCTCCCACCTTTAAGTGATGCTCAAATTACGAAGCAAGTCCAGTACATTCTGAATCAAGGCTACATTCCAGCAATTGAGTTCAATGAATCTTCTGAACCAGAAGAGCACTACTGGACACTATGGAAGTTGCCTTTGTTCGGTGCGAGAAGTACCCAAGAAGTGCTTAGTGAAGTCCAAGCTTGTCGTTCAGAGTACAACAACTGTTATATTCGTGTTGTAGGTTTTGACAACGTTAAGCAATGTCAAGTCCTTAGCTTTATCGTACACAAGCCAAATCAAAGCAGCTACGGCGGTAGATACTAA
- a CDS encoding MFS transporter, with protein MTYLPSLLQSSNRQVWFQAIGRLLYQTGYGLIQFYIPLVFVKQVGLSATAVGIGIGSGSLAGVLGHFLGGYLADSQYGRKNTLLVSAILSLLAASVLVLTHNLPLLIVANLIIGLSAGCYWTAADAATIDVTASEERHHAFAILVLADSLGNGLGIFSGGLLLSLIHRIEALFIFGGLLFLGFLVLIQVAIVETRQDTPEPTNTLQGFAVAFKDQVLRLFVVVNILFTTYVALVSSTLPLYFTNTSSRLLSTTESTQTSLASIANLFTWCYVGLGAVIQLPIVQILGSLSKVRVLMISMLLWGTGFFLVWATGIDSSIQLAIMIAALSILSIASVVYKPFAPAIVAELAPLSLRGVYLAISYQCWSIGYFIGPILGGWAMDQPPNVAHHSWLVVSFTTLCGMLFLYFLARRKDAAIAPTEVLSE; from the coding sequence ATGACTTATCTGCCATCTTTGCTTCAATCGTCAAACCGCCAAGTTTGGTTTCAAGCGATCGGTCGATTGCTCTACCAAACAGGTTACGGATTGATTCAGTTCTACATCCCGCTAGTATTTGTGAAGCAAGTGGGTTTATCTGCAACCGCAGTTGGAATCGGGATTGGTAGCGGTTCGCTTGCAGGTGTTTTAGGACATTTCTTAGGTGGTTATTTAGCCGATTCGCAATATGGTCGCAAAAACACGCTGTTAGTTTCTGCTATCTTATCGCTCCTTGCTGCGTCTGTTTTAGTGCTTACTCATAACTTACCACTGCTGATTGTTGCCAACTTAATCATAGGTTTGAGTGCGGGGTGCTATTGGACTGCTGCTGATGCTGCGACAATCGATGTGACAGCGTCAGAAGAACGTCATCATGCTTTTGCTATTTTAGTTTTGGCAGATAGTCTAGGGAACGGATTGGGGATTTTCAGTGGCGGGTTACTGCTGAGTCTCATTCATCGTATTGAAGCACTTTTTATCTTCGGTGGATTGCTATTTCTTGGTTTTTTAGTGCTAATCCAAGTTGCAATTGTTGAGACACGGCAAGATACTCCAGAGCCTACTAATACGCTGCAAGGATTTGCTGTTGCTTTCAAAGACCAAGTGTTGAGATTGTTTGTGGTTGTTAATATCTTATTTACGACTTATGTTGCTTTAGTAAGCAGTACCTTACCTTTATACTTCACGAACACAAGTTCGCGTCTACTAAGTACAACTGAATCTACACAAACTTCACTCGCCAGTATTGCTAATCTGTTTACGTGGTGTTATGTCGGTTTAGGTGCAGTAATCCAGCTGCCAATTGTCCAAATTCTCGGTTCGTTGTCGAAAGTTAGAGTTTTGATGATTTCCATGCTGCTATGGGGAACTGGATTTTTCCTTGTTTGGGCGACTGGAATTGATTCATCAATACAATTGGCGATAATGATTGCTGCATTAAGTATCTTGTCGATCGCTTCTGTCGTTTATAAGCCCTTTGCTCCTGCCATTGTTGCTGAGTTAGCACCCTTATCCCTACGAGGAGTTTACCTTGCTATCAGCTACCAATGTTGGTCTATTGGTTATTTTATTGGTCCTATTCTCGGCGGTTGGGCAATGGATCAGCCGCCAAATGTAGCGCATCATTCCTGGTTAGTGGTTTCCTTTACTACACTATGTGGAATGCTCTTCTTGTATTTTCTTGCTCGGCGCAAAGATGCTGCGATCGCACCTACAGAAGTGCTTAGTGAATAA
- a CDS encoding ribulose bisphosphate carboxylase small subunit yields the protein MSYYISPRFLDKLAVHITKNFLDLPGVRVPLILGIHGRKGEGKSFQCELVFERMGIEVVHISGGELESPDAGDPARLIRLRYREAAELIKVRGKMTALMINDLDAGAGRFDEGTQYTVNTQLVNATLMNIADNPTDVQLPGSYDSTPLHRVPIIVTGNDFSTLYAPLIREGRMEKFYWEPDRDDKIGIVGGIFSEDGLSAQEVAQLVDAFPNQAIDFFSALRSRVYDEQIRRFIHETGIERVSLRVVNSTEGPPVFQKPDFSLAHLLEYGNFMVQEQQRVESSRLVREYNQALYYANRSPLSVDRGQAIAPAINPTPTSSAQQSTPESHSERPLAENTKKPVSFQSTRYEPSSLNPPRYNGFNTSTNRHNEVLTRRVGLETLEQVKNLIAQGYHIGIEYVDKRRFSTGSWQSCSPAIHGESEAVIALETCLDEHTGDYVRIFGIDPKNKRRIMETIVQRPDNN from the coding sequence ATGAGTTACTATATTTCCCCCCGCTTTCTCGATAAACTTGCTGTTCATATTACAAAAAACTTTCTCGATCTTCCAGGAGTCCGCGTACCCCTTATTTTAGGTATTCACGGGCGCAAAGGCGAAGGAAAATCATTTCAATGCGAGTTAGTTTTCGAACGCATGGGAATTGAAGTTGTTCACATTTCTGGTGGAGAACTTGAAAGCCCAGACGCAGGCGATCCGGCGCGACTGATTCGTTTGCGTTATCGCGAAGCTGCGGAATTAATTAAAGTGCGCGGTAAAATGACCGCGTTGATGATCAATGACCTTGATGCAGGTGCCGGCAGATTTGACGAAGGAACGCAATATACAGTAAACACGCAATTAGTCAACGCAACGTTGATGAATATTGCTGATAATCCTACTGACGTACAACTTCCTGGTAGCTACGACTCGACACCGTTACACCGCGTTCCCATCATCGTTACAGGTAACGATTTTTCCACGTTATACGCACCACTGATTCGCGAAGGGCGAATGGAAAAGTTTTACTGGGAACCGGATCGCGACGATAAAATCGGTATCGTTGGCGGAATCTTTTCGGAAGATGGTTTGTCTGCGCAAGAAGTTGCGCAACTCGTTGATGCATTTCCAAATCAGGCAATCGACTTTTTTAGTGCTTTGCGATCGCGCGTGTATGACGAACAAATTCGCCGCTTTATCCATGAAACCGGAATCGAGCGCGTATCATTACGTGTCGTTAACAGTACCGAAGGACCGCCCGTATTTCAAAAACCAGATTTTAGTTTAGCTCATCTACTCGAATACGGAAATTTCATGGTTCAAGAACAGCAACGCGTTGAAAGTTCGCGATTAGTTCGCGAATATAACCAAGCGTTGTACTACGCCAACCGTAGCCCATTGAGTGTCGATCGCGGACAGGCGATCGCGCCTGCAATAAATCCAACACCTACTTCTTCCGCACAACAGTCTACTCCAGAATCTCATTCTGAACGTCCTTTAGCTGAAAATACGAAGAAACCTGTCAGCTTTCAGTCAACACGCTACGAGCCTAGTTCGTTGAATCCCCCACGCTACAACGGTTTTAATACTTCAACAAACCGCCATAACGAAGTTCTCACGCGCCGAGTCGGCTTAGAAACATTAGAACAAGTCAAAAACTTGATTGCTCAAGGGTATCATATTGGTATCGAATATGTAGATAAACGACGCTTTAGTACTGGTTCCTGGCAAAGTTGTAGCCCTGCAATTCATGGCGAATCAGAAGCTGTCATCGCTTTAGAAACGTGCTTAGACGAACATACTGGGGACTACGTGCGGATTTTTGGTATAGACCCCAAAAATAAACGTCGAATCATGGAAACAATCGTACAACGACCAGATAATAACTAA
- the panB gene encoding 3-methyl-2-oxobutanoate hydroxymethyltransferase, translating into MAVNIQQLVQWKRQGRAIVALTAWDYAIAHLLDSAGVDIILVGDSLSVILGYETTLPLTLEEMLHHAKAVCRGVKQALVVVDLPFLTYQESPQQALRNAGRVLKETGAHAVKLEGGYPAMTATVAYLVQAGIPVMGHVGLTPQSIRQLGLRQQGKTPEAGERILQEAIALEQAGAFSIVLEHIPHDLAAQISQKLTIPTIGIGAGSKCDGQVLVTADVLGLSEKQPPFAKSYTNLSEAIVQAVQSFAAEVRNRKFPE; encoded by the coding sequence ATGGCAGTAAATATCCAACAATTAGTTCAGTGGAAAAGACAGGGAAGGGCAATTGTAGCGCTGACAGCGTGGGATTATGCGATCGCGCACCTATTAGATAGCGCTGGAGTAGACATAATTTTAGTAGGTGATTCTTTATCTGTTATCCTTGGTTACGAAACAACACTGCCGCTGACACTTGAAGAAATGTTGCACCATGCTAAAGCTGTCTGTCGCGGTGTCAAGCAAGCGTTGGTCGTAGTTGATTTACCATTTTTAACATATCAAGAAAGCCCGCAGCAAGCATTGCGAAATGCCGGACGAGTTTTAAAAGAGACAGGAGCTCATGCGGTAAAGTTAGAAGGTGGATATCCGGCAATGACAGCAACAGTTGCTTACCTAGTGCAAGCAGGAATTCCAGTGATGGGTCATGTCGGCTTAACACCGCAATCGATACGTCAACTTGGTTTACGGCAACAAGGTAAGACACCAGAAGCTGGAGAAAGAATTCTCCAAGAAGCGATCGCCCTCGAACAAGCAGGAGCCTTCAGCATCGTTTTAGAACATATTCCCCACGATTTAGCCGCACAAATTAGCCAAAAACTGACAATTCCAACAATCGGTATTGGTGCAGGATCGAAATGTGACGGACAAGTCTTAGTAACAGCTGATGTTCTAGGGCTTTCTGAGAAACAACCACCCTTTGCAAAATCATATACCAACTTAAGTGAAGCGATTGTGCAAGCGGTTCAAAGTTTTGCAGCTGAGGTACGGAATCGCAAATTCCCTGAGTAA
- a CDS encoding chaperonin family protein RbcX, which translates to MDLKRIAKDTAKTLSSYLTYQAMRTVLAQISETNPPLALWLHRFSAKEVVQDGEAYIHKLFQEKPDLALRIMVVREHIAQEVVDFLPEMVLSDIQQANMEHRRQHLERITQLESSPSHEQQATTESNLDNSSS; encoded by the coding sequence ATGGATTTAAAACGAATTGCGAAAGACACAGCGAAGACGCTCTCTAGCTACCTGACATATCAGGCAATGAGAACGGTACTAGCTCAGATCAGCGAAACCAATCCGCCACTGGCACTTTGGTTGCATCGCTTTTCCGCGAAAGAAGTCGTTCAAGACGGAGAAGCATATATCCACAAATTGTTTCAAGAAAAGCCTGATTTGGCTTTGCGGATTATGGTTGTCAGAGAACACATTGCGCAAGAAGTCGTAGACTTTCTACCGGAAATGGTTCTTAGTGACATTCAACAAGCAAACATGGAGCATCGCCGTCAACACTTAGAGCGCATTACGCAACTAGAATCTAGCCCCAGCCACGAGCAACAAGCAACTACTGAGTCTAACCTGGATAATTCATCCAGTTAG
- a CDS encoding zinc-dependent metalloprotease, producing the protein MKRLPLYVVLLQSLLIVGIKPAIAGIASIPPLSQSTEIQREDNPLQNLPPGVWVLQDDKPQRQPFVWVVEDVKAARQPFLQPVKDEKKPNIPENIVTKNTNKQADLQPFHEVVKNTTKVEGLYTLYTQKDTGKIYLEIKPQQLNKNFLGTVTMESGIGERGIYSGMPLQDFLFYFRRVNNSLHFVVRNVNFRTRPGDPQARSLARSFSDSVLYALPIKSIHPQRQTILVDLGDLLLSDVPGLSSQLSAMLSVPYQLDSKKSHFGDAKAFPLNVEIESVYGFSSSNSTNPANLSTIPDSRALTLRVRYSLSELPKNSNYRPRLADERIGYFITAYQDFSSDDRSDPFVRYINRWDLEKQDPNAPLSPPKKPIVFWIENAVPLEYREAIKEGVLMWNQAFEKAGFKDAIQVKQMPNDAKWDPADVRYNTIRWINTVDGFFALGPSRVNPLTGEILDADILVDASFVRRLKHEYRNLIQQHQTQPTSLLSHMMGAGGNLCTNELRQPESEPSLASVVGIASPVPSRLSPLSQMAIEYDLCYGIEALNQFAIGSLALSLFHNTSPNSDQMKEYIHQYLRLIIAHEVGHTLGLRHNFRGSTLLQPEELNNKTVTQIRGLTTSVMDYIPPNLAPPGMQQGDYFPSAVGPYDIWAIQYGYTPTNAAHPIAEKPFLDEIARRSAQPELAYATDEDLFDLDPEVNAWDNSSDVLRYSQWQLENSRAMWDRLHKRYPKTGESYAKLSELFDAVFLHYLRHTYYTTKYIGGQTFSRNHAGDPNGRLPFEPVPVEKQRQALATLEKYIFAADAFKFPPDLLNKLAPSRWRHWGSDVMLGRLDYPIHDSINLMQSLVLKELLSGDRLVRLRDIELKSQPGTALTLPELFDTLQNDIWTEVIQPDRRTEINSLRRALQREHLKILTAMVLRTSSVPEDARTLAWYKLRQLRNHLNRTLSRSHKFDDYTKAHLEETRDRIEKTLNAQIQSR; encoded by the coding sequence ATGAAGAGGCTACCATTATACGTTGTTTTATTACAAAGTTTATTAATTGTTGGCATTAAACCAGCGATCGCAGGAATTGCGTCGATACCTCCACTATCACAGTCCACTGAAATCCAGAGAGAAGACAACCCTTTACAAAACCTACCACCAGGAGTATGGGTACTTCAAGACGACAAACCGCAACGTCAACCGTTTGTTTGGGTAGTTGAGGATGTCAAAGCAGCACGACAGCCATTTTTACAACCTGTTAAAGACGAAAAGAAACCAAATATTCCCGAAAATATAGTTACAAAAAATACAAATAAGCAAGCTGACTTACAGCCATTTCACGAAGTTGTCAAAAATACGACAAAAGTCGAAGGGTTATATACGCTTTATACACAAAAAGATACAGGCAAAATCTATTTAGAAATTAAGCCGCAGCAGTTAAATAAAAACTTTTTAGGCACGGTTACGATGGAATCGGGTATTGGCGAGCGCGGTATTTATAGCGGAATGCCATTACAAGACTTTCTCTTTTATTTCCGCCGCGTCAATAATAGTTTGCATTTTGTGGTGCGTAATGTCAACTTTCGCACGCGCCCAGGAGATCCGCAAGCGCGATCGCTCGCACGTTCGTTTAGTGATTCAGTGCTTTACGCTTTACCTATCAAAAGCATCCATCCCCAACGCCAAACGATTCTTGTTGATTTAGGCGATCTCCTTTTAAGCGACGTTCCAGGATTATCATCGCAGCTATCAGCAATGCTATCAGTTCCTTATCAACTTGATAGCAAAAAGTCACATTTTGGTGATGCGAAAGCTTTTCCCTTAAACGTTGAAATTGAGTCAGTTTATGGTTTTTCCTCTAGTAACAGCACAAATCCTGCTAATTTATCTACAATACCTGATAGCCGTGCCTTAACTTTGCGCGTTCGCTATAGTCTTTCTGAATTACCAAAAAATAGTAACTACCGTCCGCGTTTAGCTGACGAACGTATCGGTTATTTCATCACAGCTTATCAAGATTTTTCCAGCGACGACCGTAGCGATCCTTTTGTACGTTATATCAATCGCTGGGATCTCGAAAAGCAAGATCCTAATGCACCGTTGTCACCACCTAAAAAGCCGATTGTCTTTTGGATTGAAAATGCAGTTCCCCTAGAGTACCGCGAGGCGATTAAAGAAGGCGTTTTGATGTGGAATCAAGCGTTTGAAAAAGCAGGATTTAAAGACGCGATTCAAGTTAAGCAAATGCCTAACGATGCGAAGTGGGACCCGGCTGATGTTCGCTACAACACCATTCGCTGGATTAATACCGTTGACGGCTTTTTTGCGTTAGGTCCATCTCGCGTTAACCCTTTAACCGGAGAAATTTTAGACGCTGATATTTTGGTCGATGCTAGCTTTGTCCGACGGCTGAAGCACGAATACCGCAACTTAATTCAACAGCACCAAACACAACCAACATCATTACTATCACACATGATGGGGGCTGGAGGTAATCTCTGTACGAATGAGCTACGTCAACCTGAATCAGAACCCAGTTTAGCAAGTGTTGTTGGTATTGCAAGTCCAGTTCCTTCACGTTTGTCGCCGCTATCGCAAATGGCAATCGAATACGATTTGTGTTATGGAATTGAAGCGCTTAATCAGTTTGCGATCGGTTCGCTAGCATTGTCGTTGTTTCACAATACGTCGCCCAACAGCGACCAGATGAAAGAGTATATTCATCAGTATTTGCGTTTGATTATTGCACACGAAGTAGGACACACTTTGGGTTTACGACACAATTTTCGCGGTAGCACGTTGTTGCAACCAGAAGAGTTGAACAATAAAACTGTTACCCAAATTAGAGGGCTGACAACCTCGGTTATGGACTACATTCCGCCTAATTTAGCACCGCCAGGAATGCAGCAAGGCGATTATTTTCCTTCAGCAGTTGGTCCTTATGACATTTGGGCGATTCAATACGGATATACACCAACAAATGCGGCACACCCGATCGCCGAAAAACCATTTTTAGATGAAATCGCGCGGCGTTCCGCACAACCAGAACTCGCCTACGCCACTGATGAAGACTTGTTTGACCTCGATCCAGAAGTGAATGCCTGGGATAATAGCAGTGACGTGTTACGTTACTCGCAGTGGCAATTAGAAAACTCGCGAGCCATGTGGGATCGCTTACACAAGCGTTATCCCAAAACAGGAGAAAGCTACGCGAAATTAAGCGAGTTATTTGATGCAGTGTTCTTGCACTACCTCCGCCATACTTATTACACAACAAAATATATTGGGGGGCAGACTTTCTCGCGCAACCATGCAGGAGATCCGAATGGGAGGCTACCGTTTGAACCCGTACCTGTAGAAAAACAACGTCAGGCGTTAGCCACTTTAGAGAAATACATCTTTGCCGCGGATGCGTTTAAATTCCCACCTGATTTACTTAATAAGTTAGCACCGTCACGCTGGCGACACTGGGGTAGTGATGTCATGCTAGGACGTCTTGATTACCCCATTCACGACAGTATTAACTTAATGCAAAGTTTAGTACTTAAAGAGTTACTGTCAGGCGATCGCTTAGTTCGGTTGCGCGATATCGAACTTAAAAGTCAACCAGGAACTGCGCTCACGCTACCAGAATTGTTCGATACACTACAAAATGACATCTGGACAGAAGTTATTCAACCAGATAGACGTACTGAAATTAATAGTTTGCGTCGTGCTTTACAACGCGAACATCTCAAAATTTTAACTGCAATGGTGTTACGTACTTCTTCTGTACCCGAAGACGCGCGGACGCTTGCTTGGTATAAACTTCGCCAACTGCGCAATCACCTAAATCGCACTCTGTCACGCTCGCATAAGTTTGATGACTATACAAAAGCTCATTTAGAAGAAACGCGCGATCGCATCGAAAAAACGCTCAATGCTCAGATTCAATCGCGATAG
- a CDS encoding form I ribulose bisphosphate carboxylase large subunit, giving the protein MSYAQTKTQTKTGYQAGVKDYRLTYYTPDYTPKDTDVLAAFRVTPQPGVPPEEAGAAVAAESSTGTWTTVWTDLLTDLDRYKGRCYDIEPVPGEDNQYFCFVAYPLDLFEEGSVTNMLTSIVGNVFGFKALRALRLEDLRIPVAYLKTFQGPPHGIQVERDKLNKYGRPLLGCTIKPKLGLSAKNYGRAVYECLRGGLDFTKDDENINSQPFMRWRDRYLFVAEAIHKAQAETGEIKGHYLNVTAPTCEEMLKRAEFAKELEMPIIMHDYLTGGFTANTTLARWCRDNGILLHIHRAMHAVIDRQKNHGMHFRVLAKCLRMSGGDHLHSGTVVGKLEGERGITMGFVDLMRENYVEQDRDRGIFFTQDWASMPGVMPVASGGIHIWHMPALVEIFGDDSCLQFGGGTLGHPWGNAPGATANRVALEACIQARNEGRSLAREGNDVIREAAKWCPELAVACELWKEIKFEFEAVDTL; this is encoded by the coding sequence ATGTCTTACGCTCAAACAAAGACTCAGACAAAGACTGGGTATCAAGCAGGGGTTAAAGATTATCGCTTAACGTACTACACCCCAGATTACACACCTAAAGATACGGATGTTCTGGCGGCATTCCGCGTCACTCCTCAGCCTGGAGTTCCTCCAGAGGAAGCAGGAGCCGCTGTAGCTGCTGAGTCTTCCACAGGTACATGGACGACAGTATGGACGGACTTGTTAACCGACCTCGATCGCTACAAAGGTCGTTGCTACGATATCGAACCCGTTCCAGGTGAAGACAACCAATATTTTTGCTTTGTTGCTTACCCACTGGATCTGTTTGAGGAAGGCTCTGTCACCAATATGTTAACCTCAATTGTAGGTAACGTATTTGGTTTTAAAGCCCTACGAGCACTGCGTTTAGAAGACTTACGCATACCTGTGGCGTACCTAAAAACCTTCCAAGGGCCGCCGCATGGTATTCAAGTTGAACGCGATAAACTGAACAAGTACGGTCGTCCTTTGCTCGGTTGTACGATCAAGCCAAAACTTGGTCTTTCGGCGAAAAACTACGGTCGTGCAGTCTATGAATGTCTGCGTGGTGGTCTAGACTTTACGAAAGACGATGAAAACATCAACTCACAGCCATTCATGCGCTGGCGCGATCGCTACTTGTTCGTAGCAGAGGCAATTCACAAAGCCCAAGCAGAAACAGGTGAGATTAAAGGTCACTACCTTAATGTTACTGCTCCCACTTGCGAAGAAATGCTGAAGCGGGCAGAGTTTGCTAAAGAACTCGAAATGCCCATTATCATGCATGACTACTTGACTGGGGGTTTTACGGCTAATACGACACTAGCGCGTTGGTGTCGCGACAATGGAATTCTGCTACACATTCATCGTGCAATGCACGCAGTGATTGACCGTCAAAAGAACCATGGCATGCACTTCCGCGTATTAGCAAAATGCTTGCGGATGTCTGGTGGCGACCACTTACACTCCGGAACTGTTGTAGGTAAACTTGAGGGCGAACGCGGCATTACGATGGGCTTCGTTGACCTCATGCGCGAGAACTACGTCGAGCAAGACCGCGATCGCGGAATTTTCTTCACTCAAGACTGGGCTTCGATGCCTGGCGTTATGCCTGTAGCATCTGGCGGTATCCACATTTGGCATATGCCAGCGCTTGTTGAAATCTTCGGCGACGATTCCTGCTTACAATTCGGTGGTGGAACCTTAGGACATCCTTGGGGTAATGCACCTGGTGCGACGGCTAACCGTGTTGCACTAGAAGCTTGTATTCAAGCACGTAACGAAGGTCGTAGCTTAGCACGCGAAGGTAACGACGTCATCCGCGAAGCTGCGAAGTGGTGTCCTGAACTAGCAGTTGCTTGCGAACTCTGGAAAGAAATTAAGTTCGAGTTCGAGGCAGTGGATACACTCTAA
- a CDS encoding pentapeptide repeat-containing protein: MLNSATQDLYNTCKQFLQASRCQRLLQLQQLGLARYADFLTQIRLSEVNIICVMRFFQNPSRVKFPELQGADLSNLVLDGSNLIRGNLSAANLQGSSLVDADLIFANFTNADLRNANLTGATLNETIWQGAKVENCIFGEGVGLTDMQRQNLILRAARFN; this comes from the coding sequence ATGTTGAACTCTGCGACTCAAGATCTTTACAACACGTGCAAACAGTTTCTCCAAGCAAGCCGTTGTCAACGTTTACTACAACTTCAGCAGCTTGGTTTAGCACGTTATGCTGATTTCTTAACGCAAATCCGCTTGAGTGAGGTAAACATAATCTGTGTCATGCGTTTTTTTCAAAATCCTAGTCGCGTAAAGTTTCCTGAGCTTCAAGGCGCAGACTTATCAAACTTAGTTTTAGATGGTAGTAATTTGATTCGTGGAAATTTGTCAGCCGCTAATTTACAAGGAAGTAGTCTTGTTGATGCTGATTTGATATTTGCTAATTTTACAAACGCAGACTTGAGAAACGCTAATTTGACAGGTGCAACATTAAATGAAACGATTTGGCAGGGTGCTAAAGTTGAAAATTGTATTTTTGGTGAAGGTGTTGGATTGACGGATATGCAACGGCAAAATTTAATCTTACGTGCTGCTCGGTTTAATTAG
- the purT gene encoding formate-dependent phosphoribosylglycinamide formyltransferase — MSLTLPRKFLLLGSGELGKEFVIAAQRLGNYIVAVDRYANAPAMQVADECEVISMLNSDDLEAVVQKHQPDFIIPEIEAIRTEKLLEFEQRGVTVIPSAKATNFTMNRDRIRELAHKQLGIRTAKYAYAASLDELVTSSQAIGFPNVVKPIMSSSGKGQSIVYQSNEVKTAWDYAIKNSRGDSQKVIVEEFISFETEITLLTIKQWNAPTIFCPAIGHRQENGDYQESWQPAEITDKLLAEAQAIAQKVTDALGGAGIFGVEFFVTKDEVIFSELSPRPHDTGMVTLISQNLNEFELHLRAVLGLPIPHIELLAPSASAVILANEYADTVSYVGVTDALAEKDVDLRLFGKPDTRPGRRMGVALAKGENVRVARAKAIKAASQVKVV; from the coding sequence ATGAGTTTAACACTGCCACGAAAGTTTTTATTGCTTGGTTCAGGTGAATTAGGTAAAGAATTTGTTATTGCAGCGCAACGTTTGGGCAATTATATTGTTGCGGTCGATCGATATGCGAATGCACCAGCGATGCAGGTAGCTGATGAATGCGAAGTAATTTCAATGCTGAATAGTGATGATTTAGAAGCTGTTGTTCAAAAACATCAACCAGATTTTATTATTCCTGAAATTGAAGCAATTAGAACCGAAAAGTTACTTGAGTTTGAACAGCGTGGAGTTACAGTTATACCATCGGCAAAGGCAACAAATTTTACAATGAACCGCGATCGCATTCGCGAGTTAGCACATAAACAATTGGGAATTCGTACTGCTAAATATGCTTATGCAGCTAGTTTAGATGAGTTAGTTACATCTTCTCAAGCTATTGGCTTTCCCAATGTTGTTAAACCTATCATGTCTTCATCAGGAAAAGGTCAATCAATTGTTTATCAATCGAATGAAGTTAAAACAGCTTGGGATTATGCCATAAAAAACTCTAGAGGAGATAGTCAAAAAGTTATTGTAGAAGAATTTATTTCATTTGAAACTGAGATTACTCTCTTAACAATTAAGCAGTGGAACGCCCCAACAATTTTTTGTCCTGCGATTGGACATCGGCAAGAAAACGGAGATTATCAAGAGTCTTGGCAACCTGCTGAAATAACTGATAAATTGTTAGCAGAAGCCCAGGCGATCGCGCAAAAAGTTACCGATGCTTTAGGTGGTGCAGGAATTTTTGGAGTTGAATTTTTTGTGACAAAAGATGAGGTCATTTTCTCAGAACTTTCACCGAGACCTCATGATACAGGCATGGTGACATTAATTTCGCAAAATCTCAACGAGTTTGAGTTACATCTTCGGGCTGTTTTAGGATTACCAATACCGCATATCGAGCTGTTAGCACCTTCTGCAAGTGCAGTCATTTTAGCTAATGAATACGCCGATACGGTTTCTTATGTTGGTGTTACTGATGCTCTAGCAGAAAAAGACGTTGATTTACGTTTATTTGGTAAGCCAGATACACGCCCAGGACGACGCATGGGAGTTGCTTTAGCTAAAGGTGAGAATGTAAGAGTAGCACGAGCAAAAGCAATAAAAGCTGCGAGCCAAGTTAAAGTTGTCTAA